A region from the uncultured Draconibacterium sp. genome encodes:
- the rocD gene encoding ornithine--oxo-acid transaminase, protein MTKMTTADYMAKEDKFGAHNYHPLPVVLSKGEGVFVWDVEGKKYFDFLAAYSAVNQGHCHPNIIDALTQQAKTLALTSRAFYNDVLGEWEEYMTRLFGYDKMLPMNSGAEADETALKLVRKWAYKVKGIPANAAKIVVCDGNFHGRTITIISMSSDPDAYTHYGPYTPGFVNIPYNDIERLEKELQDPNVAGFLVEPIQAEAGVYVPEDGYLKKASELCKKYNVLFVADEVQTGLARTGKMLACDHENVRPDILVLGKAVSGGIYPVSCVLADDEIMLTIKPGEHGSTYGGNPIAGKVAMAAIDVIKDEGLVENAERLGEIFRKEMKSINSPLIEVVRGKGLLNAVAIKPTNGKTAWDVCLALKENGLIAKPTHEHIIRFTPPLVITEEQMMEAIAIIKKTIKQFEV, encoded by the coding sequence ATGACTAAAATGACAACGGCAGATTACATGGCCAAAGAAGATAAATTTGGCGCACACAACTACCATCCGCTTCCGGTTGTACTTTCAAAAGGAGAAGGAGTATTTGTTTGGGATGTTGAAGGAAAAAAATATTTCGACTTTTTAGCTGCTTACTCAGCTGTAAACCAGGGACATTGTCACCCAAATATTATTGATGCACTTACGCAGCAGGCCAAAACACTGGCACTAACATCGCGGGCATTTTACAACGATGTATTGGGCGAATGGGAAGAGTACATGACCAGGTTGTTTGGCTACGATAAGATGCTTCCGATGAACTCGGGTGCCGAAGCCGATGAAACAGCGCTGAAACTGGTAAGAAAATGGGCCTATAAGGTAAAAGGCATACCTGCTAACGCGGCAAAAATTGTGGTTTGCGATGGTAATTTCCACGGACGTACCATCACCATCATTTCCATGTCAAGCGATCCGGATGCTTACACCCATTACGGACCTTACACGCCAGGCTTTGTGAACATACCTTATAACGACATTGAACGACTGGAGAAAGAACTGCAAGACCCAAATGTAGCCGGATTTTTAGTGGAGCCCATACAAGCAGAGGCCGGAGTTTATGTTCCGGAAGATGGCTACCTGAAAAAAGCCAGTGAGCTTTGTAAAAAATACAATGTTTTATTTGTTGCAGACGAAGTACAAACCGGACTGGCACGTACCGGTAAAATGTTGGCTTGCGACCACGAAAATGTACGCCCGGATATCCTGGTTCTTGGAAAAGCAGTTTCAGGTGGAATTTATCCGGTGTCGTGCGTACTTGCCGACGATGAAATTATGCTGACCATAAAACCGGGCGAGCACGGCAGCACCTACGGGGGCAACCCTATTGCCGGAAAAGTGGCCATGGCCGCTATTGATGTTATAAAAGATGAAGGCCTGGTGGAAAACGCTGAACGTCTTGGCGAAATTTTCAGAAAAGAAATGAAGTCAATCAACTCGCCACTTATTGAAGTGGTTCGCGGAAAAGGCTTACTAAATGCGGTTGCAATTAAACCAACCAATGGCAAAACAGCCTGGGATGTGTGCCTGGCATTAAAAGAAAACGGCTTAATAGCCAAACCAACGCACGAACACATTATCCGTTTTACGCCACCACTGGTTATTACCGAAGAACAAATGATGGAAGCCATTGCCATCATTAAAAAAACGATAAAACAATTTGAGGTTTAA
- the ahpC gene encoding alkyl hydroperoxide reductase subunit C, which translates to MSQIGKQVVDFEVQAFVNNDFKTVKKEDVLGKWSVFFFYPADFTFVCPTELEDLANKYDEFKATGAEIYSVSTDTHFVHKAWHDTSETIKKINYPMLADPTGVLTRGFDVMIEEAGLAERGTFIVNPQGEIVAYEVVAGNVGRNADELLRRLKALQFVAEHPSEVCPAKWEEGQKTLEPSIDLVGVI; encoded by the coding sequence ATGTCACAAATTGGAAAACAAGTAGTAGATTTTGAAGTACAAGCGTTTGTAAATAATGATTTTAAAACCGTAAAAAAAGAAGACGTTCTGGGAAAATGGTCGGTATTTTTCTTTTATCCGGCGGATTTCACCTTCGTTTGCCCCACCGAATTAGAAGACCTGGCAAACAAATACGACGAATTTAAAGCTACCGGCGCTGAAATTTATTCGGTATCAACCGATACACATTTTGTTCACAAAGCATGGCACGATACTTCAGAAACCATCAAAAAAATTAACTACCCGATGTTGGCCGACCCAACGGGTGTTTTAACACGCGGATTTGATGTAATGATTGAAGAAGCAGGTTTGGCTGAGCGTGGAACCTTTATTGTAAATCCACAAGGCGAAATTGTTGCGTATGAAGTGGTTGCAGGCAACGTAGGAAGAAATGCCGACGAACTGCTTCGCCGCTTAAAAGCACTGCAGTTTGTTGCCGAACATCCGTCGGAAGTTTGTCCGGCAAAATGGGAAGAAGGCCAAAAAACATTAGAACCCAGCATTGATCTTGTTGGAGTGATTTAA
- a CDS encoding porin family protein, translating into MKRLFFASLFILFSTVGFAQPVFDLGLKAGVNYSNMSLDGEFDLNSDAITKLHWGAFGRVGFGRLYIQPEVYFSKKGGDLSYDDPFDIITLTGGFDYKTIDVPLLLGYKIVKSSVLDLHIMGGPVFNFVTDSNYPDELNEFLKDDFFNKHLFGVQYGLGVDVLFLTLDARVEHTSKIYDDPDLISGNSTTFMLTLGFKIL; encoded by the coding sequence ATGAAACGTCTTTTTTTTGCGTCTCTGTTTATTCTATTTTCAACAGTTGGATTTGCCCAACCTGTTTTCGACCTGGGACTAAAAGCCGGTGTGAATTATTCAAATATGAGTCTGGATGGGGAATTCGACCTTAACTCAGATGCAATTACAAAACTACATTGGGGGGCATTTGGGCGAGTAGGATTTGGCCGCTTGTACATTCAGCCCGAAGTGTATTTTAGTAAAAAGGGTGGCGATTTATCGTACGATGATCCTTTTGATATAATAACTTTAACAGGAGGATTCGATTATAAAACCATTGATGTGCCGCTACTTTTAGGTTATAAAATTGTAAAAAGCTCTGTTTTAGACCTGCACATTATGGGCGGCCCTGTTTTTAATTTTGTTACCGATTCGAATTACCCGGATGAACTGAATGAGTTTTTGAAAGATGATTTTTTTAATAAGCATTTATTTGGTGTGCAATACGGTTTGGGGGTTGATGTGTTATTTCTAACCCTTGATGCAAGAGTGGAACATACCAGTAAAATTTATGACGATCCTGATTTAATAAGTGGCAATTCAACCACTTTTATGCTTACACTAGGGTTTAAAATTTTATAA
- a CDS encoding LysR substrate-binding domain-containing protein: MYICIDNINIMTLQQLEYILALNKYRHFVTASKRCGVTQPTLSTMIQKLESELNIEIFDRSKHPVAPTSIGEKVIEQAERALTEIRKIGEIVLNETDTLSGSLHIGVIPTLATYLVPRFIQVFSEKCDSVKLTMSEMNTATLIEALKKDSVDMFIAATPLDQPDFLEIPLFYERFYAYFSADHPLKDVPLHPENMPQEKLWVLEEGHCLRDQVFNFCSASIPYTHVFEAGSIETLVRIVDINGGYTLIPELHLPLLTDGQRQNVREINNPPAIREVSIVIHKNFVKERLLNIVGEAFKTIIPEGMLNERLKKFTIRL; the protein is encoded by the coding sequence ATGTATATTTGTATTGATAATATCAATATTATGACACTGCAGCAATTAGAGTATATACTGGCCCTTAATAAATACCGGCATTTTGTAACAGCCTCAAAAAGATGTGGAGTTACCCAACCAACACTTAGCACCATGATTCAGAAACTGGAATCGGAATTGAATATTGAGATTTTCGATCGGTCGAAACATCCCGTTGCTCCTACCTCAATTGGTGAAAAGGTTATTGAACAGGCTGAGCGCGCACTGACAGAGATTCGAAAAATAGGAGAAATTGTTTTGAATGAGACCGATACCTTAAGTGGTTCGTTGCATATTGGCGTTATACCAACATTGGCGACATATTTGGTACCCCGGTTTATTCAGGTTTTTTCAGAGAAGTGTGACTCTGTAAAACTTACCATGTCGGAAATGAATACAGCCACGCTGATTGAAGCATTAAAAAAAGATTCGGTTGATATGTTTATTGCTGCAACTCCACTCGATCAACCTGATTTTTTGGAGATTCCGCTTTTTTACGAGCGCTTCTATGCTTATTTTTCTGCAGATCATCCGCTTAAAGATGTTCCTTTACACCCCGAAAATATGCCTCAGGAAAAATTATGGGTATTGGAAGAAGGCCATTGTTTACGCGACCAGGTATTTAATTTCTGTTCGGCTAGTATTCCGTACACTCATGTGTTTGAAGCAGGCAGTATTGAAACTCTGGTGCGCATTGTTGACATCAATGGCGGTTACACGCTGATTCCGGAGTTACACTTGCCCCTGCTAACTGACGGGCAACGGCAAAATGTTAGAGAAATTAATAATCCGCCAGCTATTCGCGAGGTTTCAATTGTTATTCATAAAAACTTTGTAAAAGAGCGACTGTTAAATATTGTGGGGGAGGCATTTAAAACAATTATTCCGGAGGGGATGTTAAACGAACGTTTAAAAAAGTTTACCATACGTTTGTAA
- a CDS encoding isoaspartyl peptidase/L-asparaginase, whose translation MKKRILFFVALLLVLILPAHGKEYAIVIHGGAGVMAKDKMKEESRLRYKEKLNEALMLGEKLLKEGKSATDVVVQVINVLEDSPLFNAGKGAVFTHDGFNELDASIMEGKTLNAGAIAGVLDVKNPINAAREVMQNSEHVMLSGEGASAFARQQGLELVPNSYFYTERRYKSLQQILKHERQNTPNDKTGTVGCVVLDSYGNLCAGTSTGGMTNKKYGRIGDSPIIGAGTYANNKTCAVSCTGHGEYYIRLGFARDISAMMEYQNLSVGEACKKEIEKLSELNGTGGVIAVDVYGNVAMEFNTSGMFRGFIKSSGEKEIAIFNDEN comes from the coding sequence ATGAAAAAACGAATATTGTTTTTTGTGGCACTGTTACTTGTTTTAATTCTGCCGGCGCACGGAAAGGAATATGCCATAGTTATTCATGGCGGTGCAGGAGTAATGGCTAAGGATAAAATGAAGGAAGAAAGTAGATTGAGGTATAAAGAAAAACTTAATGAAGCGCTGATGCTAGGCGAAAAACTATTAAAAGAGGGGAAATCGGCTACTGATGTGGTGGTACAGGTGATTAATGTTTTAGAAGATTCGCCCTTGTTTAATGCCGGAAAAGGTGCAGTTTTTACACATGATGGTTTTAACGAACTTGACGCCTCTATTATGGAAGGAAAAACATTAAATGCCGGAGCCATTGCCGGTGTTCTCGATGTTAAAAATCCGATAAATGCAGCACGCGAAGTAATGCAAAACTCAGAACATGTGATGTTAAGTGGCGAAGGAGCTTCAGCATTTGCCCGGCAACAAGGGCTGGAGCTGGTTCCCAATAGCTATTTTTACACCGAACGGCGCTATAAATCGTTACAACAGATACTTAAACACGAGCGCCAGAATACACCAAATGATAAAACCGGCACGGTTGGCTGCGTTGTTCTCGACAGCTATGGGAATTTATGTGCCGGAACTTCAACCGGTGGAATGACCAACAAAAAATATGGCAGAATTGGCGACTCTCCCATTATCGGAGCCGGTACCTATGCCAATAATAAAACATGTGCTGTGTCCTGCACCGGACATGGCGAATACTACATTCGGCTGGGTTTTGCACGCGACATATCGGCCATGATGGAATACCAAAACCTTAGCGTTGGCGAAGCCTGTAAAAAGGAAATTGAAAAATTAAGCGAACTGAATGGTACCGGAGGTGTTATTGCTGTTGACGTTTACGGCAACGTGGCCATGGAGTTTAACACCAGCGGAATGTTTCGTGGATTCATTAAATCATCAGGCGAAAAAGAAATTGCTATTTTTAACGACGAAAATTAA
- the ahpF gene encoding alkyl hydroperoxide reductase subunit F, giving the protein MLQQAIKDKLQEVFSPLKNNYTFQVAVANAHPDKAQLTGLLEDVAATSEKLTVNIEDKAGLEFTILKNGQATNIVFRAVPNGHEFPSLLTAILNLDGIGKNLPDEAVANQIKGLKGEIVLKSYISLTCTNCPEVVQALNVLTITNPNVRHEIIDGQINKQEVEAMGIQAVPTVYANGEQLHVGRSSIGELLTKLEKQVGSEPVESTPVEKEYDVVVVGGGPAGVSAAVYSARKGFSVALVAEKVGGQLNETVSIENMISIPQTTGTKLSADLMNHLQDYPIDVLENRRVENVSLKNGWKEVKTSLNETFTTPALIIATGASWRRLGVPGENEYIGSGVAFCTHCDGPFYKGKKVVVVGGGNSGLEAAIDLSSIASEVTVLEFMDELKGDQVLQDKLKTLTNVKIHTSAQTTAVIGNGSKVTALEYKNRESEKTETIATDGVFVQIGLQANSKVFSEMVETNRMGEIEIDAHCRTKQAGVYAAGDVSVVPYKQIVIAMGEGSKAALSAFEDKIKNKLVQN; this is encoded by the coding sequence ATGTTACAACAAGCCATAAAAGATAAATTACAAGAAGTTTTCAGTCCGCTAAAAAACAATTACACCTTTCAGGTTGCAGTTGCTAACGCTCATCCTGACAAAGCCCAGTTAACAGGTTTGTTGGAAGATGTAGCTGCTACCTCCGAAAAATTAACTGTAAATATTGAAGACAAAGCAGGACTGGAATTCACCATTTTAAAAAATGGGCAAGCCACCAATATTGTATTTCGTGCGGTGCCCAACGGACACGAATTTCCATCCTTACTAACCGCAATTTTAAACCTCGATGGTATTGGCAAGAACCTGCCGGACGAAGCAGTTGCCAACCAAATAAAAGGGCTAAAAGGCGAGATTGTACTTAAAAGCTACATTTCGCTCACCTGTACCAATTGTCCTGAAGTGGTTCAGGCACTGAATGTTTTAACAATCACAAACCCAAATGTTCGTCATGAAATTATTGACGGGCAAATTAATAAGCAGGAAGTTGAAGCAATGGGAATACAGGCCGTTCCGACTGTTTATGCCAATGGCGAGCAGTTGCACGTTGGCCGATCTTCAATTGGAGAATTGCTGACAAAACTGGAAAAGCAAGTTGGCTCCGAGCCTGTTGAAAGTACTCCCGTTGAAAAAGAATATGATGTTGTAGTTGTTGGTGGAGGGCCTGCGGGTGTTTCTGCAGCTGTTTATTCTGCGCGAAAAGGTTTTTCGGTGGCTTTGGTGGCCGAGAAAGTTGGTGGCCAGTTAAACGAAACCGTTTCAATTGAAAACATGATTTCGATACCACAAACAACCGGAACAAAACTTTCGGCCGATTTGATGAATCACCTGCAAGACTACCCAATAGATGTGCTTGAAAACCGACGGGTGGAAAATGTGTCGTTAAAAAATGGATGGAAAGAAGTTAAAACTTCGCTGAACGAAACATTTACAACACCTGCCCTAATAATTGCAACGGGTGCCAGCTGGAGACGTTTGGGTGTTCCGGGCGAAAATGAATACATCGGTTCGGGGGTTGCGTTCTGTACCCATTGCGACGGGCCATTTTACAAAGGGAAAAAAGTAGTTGTAGTTGGGGGTGGAAACTCTGGACTGGAAGCCGCTATCGACCTTTCATCAATTGCATCGGAAGTTACCGTTCTTGAGTTTATGGACGAGCTTAAAGGCGACCAGGTTTTACAAGACAAATTAAAAACATTAACGAATGTAAAAATTCATACCAGTGCACAAACAACAGCAGTTATTGGCAATGGCAGCAAAGTTACCGCGCTGGAATATAAAAACAGAGAATCAGAAAAAACGGAAACGATAGCTACTGATGGCGTTTTTGTTCAAATTGGCTTACAAGCCAACAGCAAGGTATTTTCGGAAATGGTGGAAACCAATCGCATGGGCGAAATTGAAATTGATGCCCACTGCCGTACCAAACAAGCCGGTGTTTATGCTGCCGGAGATGTTTCGGTGGTTCCATACAAACAAATTGTAATTGCAATGGGCGAAGGATCAAAAGCTGCGCTCTCCGCCTTTGAAGACAAGATTAAAAACAAGTTGGTTCAGAATTAA
- a CDS encoding LysE family transporter, with protein sequence MLILDFLKGILIGFLASAPLGAVGIFIIQRTINRGRSVGFLSGLGAALSDSIYAGISGLSVALVLPVVREYELALRIFGSVLLIALGLFVFLSHPERYAGANPELTNAPAKNIFHTFLIAASNPLIMFLHLGLFSAFGVVLQFGKLTEAMLFLLGFFGGAATWWFVLTWLINLFRHRFSLKICLVFNRLAGTAIIAFVLILLADWMF encoded by the coding sequence ATGTTGATTTTAGACTTTTTGAAGGGTATTTTAATTGGATTCTTAGCCTCAGCACCGCTGGGAGCAGTGGGGATTTTTATCATCCAGCGTACGATAAACCGGGGACGTAGTGTTGGTTTTTTGTCGGGGCTTGGAGCTGCACTTTCCGACAGCATTTATGCCGGTATTTCAGGCTTAAGTGTGGCTCTGGTTTTACCAGTGGTGCGCGAATACGAATTGGCTTTACGTATTTTTGGCTCCGTTTTATTGATAGCACTCGGGCTTTTTGTTTTTTTATCGCATCCTGAACGTTACGCCGGAGCAAACCCGGAACTAACAAATGCGCCTGCCAAAAATATCTTTCATACTTTTTTAATTGCCGCCAGCAATCCGCTTATTATGTTTCTTCACCTTGGATTATTCTCTGCATTTGGCGTTGTGCTTCAATTTGGCAAACTAACCGAAGCCATGCTTTTTTTACTTGGTTTTTTTGGCGGAGCCGCTACCTGGTGGTTTGTATTAACCTGGTTGATAAATTTGTTTAGACACCGCTTTTCGTTAAAAATTTGTTTGGTTTTTAACCGGCTTGCCGGAACGGCAATAATAGCTTTTGTGTTGATTTTACTTGCTGACTGGATGTTTTAA
- a CDS encoding transporter suffix domain-containing protein, translating to MKRKNGKIKLGIFLMLFSGVFFAVTLVIPFFDLPTKTKVAASTTSFILMEVVFWAGGLLVGKELFTKYKKQLNPLNWFKKSELK from the coding sequence ATGAAAAGAAAGAATGGAAAAATTAAACTTGGAATATTTTTAATGCTATTCTCAGGTGTTTTTTTTGCGGTAACTTTGGTTATTCCTTTTTTTGATTTACCCACAAAAACAAAAGTAGCAGCTTCAACCACAAGTTTTATTTTAATGGAAGTTGTTTTTTGGGCCGGTGGATTATTGGTTGGAAAAGAATTGTTTACGAAATATAAAAAACAATTAAATCCGCTTAATTGGTTCAAAAAAAGCGAATTAAAATAA
- a CDS encoding BatA domain-containing protein — protein MKFLYPTFLFALLAIAIPVIIHLFSFKRYKTVYFSNVSFLKDIKKESKKKSRLKQLLILAARILTIIFLVFAFAQPFIPANRDSQKSNQQLVAVYIDNSFSMNALSEHGQLLEVARNKALEICMAYPPGTKFRLFTNDLNPKHQHIFNKEQFIQQVSGIQSSPTVVPLSLIYNRFANKIENGADKNLYLISDFQRSISDIHNFSTAEIFSYYLPLVPNEVANLYIDSCWVEIPAHRLGQEENMFVRIKNVSKQNYQNLPLKLFLNDSIKSITNFSVEAQNEVVTNLKYNNTSSGIQLGKIEITDYPFTHDNNWYISYFVEPRLKALALYDNNTESKEGLSYLKALFANDEYVQLDEMNRQNLQVNKLGEYNTIFLLNIDNFSSGLLNQLETVVSNGTSVTLFPVMLRNPEPINNFLSIFKANQIVSIDSTKQDIASIDFENKFYAEVFKKREKNPVLPKINGHYRFAGSTQSDEQTLLAFQNGDKALSQINYGDGKVWVFAFPLAKTNESFARDILFVPTLYNIVLNSLAKQDIAFTVGKNTFYNIPRNRQIDLNATLEIAHTSSEENFIPAKSNFGRTVRLEFDDKIKTDGHYLVKNGMQTIASLAFNFNRLESDLRYFNATELENRLQDAQLTNATLIREVQRNFTEIFDDLQNGKQLWKWCILLALLFIVAEVLLSRFWK, from the coding sequence ATGAAATTTTTATACCCTACATTTTTATTCGCCTTACTGGCCATTGCCATTCCGGTAATCATTCATCTGTTTAGCTTTAAACGCTACAAGACGGTGTACTTTAGTAATGTTAGTTTTTTAAAAGACATTAAAAAAGAATCGAAAAAAAAATCAAGACTGAAACAATTGCTCATACTGGCCGCACGTATTCTTACCATTATTTTTTTAGTGTTTGCCTTTGCCCAGCCCTTTATTCCGGCTAATCGCGATTCGCAAAAAAGCAATCAGCAACTGGTAGCCGTTTATATTGACAATTCATTTTCGATGAATGCCCTGTCGGAGCATGGGCAATTGCTTGAGGTCGCGCGTAACAAGGCCCTGGAGATTTGTATGGCCTACCCTCCCGGCACCAAATTTCGGTTATTTACCAACGACTTGAATCCTAAACACCAGCATATTTTTAACAAAGAGCAGTTTATCCAACAGGTTTCAGGCATTCAGTCCAGTCCAACGGTTGTTCCCTTATCGTTAATTTACAATCGTTTTGCCAACAAAATAGAAAACGGTGCAGATAAAAACCTTTACCTGATTTCCGATTTTCAGCGCAGTATTTCCGACATTCATAATTTTTCCACTGCCGAGATTTTTAGTTACTACCTGCCACTTGTGCCCAACGAGGTCGCTAACCTTTACATCGATTCATGCTGGGTTGAAATTCCGGCGCACCGCCTGGGACAGGAAGAAAATATGTTTGTACGGATTAAAAATGTATCGAAGCAAAATTACCAGAATTTACCGCTTAAATTATTTCTAAACGACTCGATAAAATCGATTACCAACTTTTCGGTTGAAGCACAAAACGAAGTAGTTACAAACCTGAAATACAACAACACCAGCAGCGGCATTCAGTTAGGAAAAATTGAAATTACAGATTACCCTTTTACCCACGACAACAATTGGTACATTAGCTACTTTGTTGAACCCCGTTTAAAAGCACTTGCACTATACGATAACAATACGGAATCGAAAGAAGGATTAAGCTACCTAAAGGCACTTTTTGCTAACGACGAATATGTTCAGCTTGATGAAATGAACCGTCAAAACCTTCAGGTTAATAAACTTGGCGAGTACAATACTATTTTTCTGCTAAACATCGATAACTTTTCGAGCGGACTGTTAAACCAGCTCGAAACTGTTGTTTCCAACGGTACCTCAGTTACACTTTTCCCGGTTATGTTGAGGAACCCGGAGCCAATCAATAATTTTCTGTCCATTTTTAAAGCCAACCAAATCGTAAGTATCGATTCAACAAAACAAGATATCGCATCCATTGATTTTGAGAATAAGTTTTACGCTGAAGTATTTAAAAAACGGGAGAAAAATCCTGTGCTTCCAAAAATTAACGGACACTATAGGTTCGCCGGAAGCACGCAATCTGATGAACAAACTTTACTGGCATTTCAGAATGGAGATAAAGCCTTGTCGCAAATTAATTATGGCGATGGAAAGGTATGGGTTTTTGCCTTCCCCTTAGCTAAAACAAACGAATCGTTTGCGCGCGACATACTTTTTGTTCCTACCCTTTACAATATTGTTTTAAACAGTTTGGCAAAACAGGATATTGCATTTACTGTAGGTAAAAATACTTTTTACAATATCCCAAGAAACCGGCAAATTGATTTAAATGCCACACTTGAAATTGCCCATACTTCTTCTGAAGAAAACTTTATACCTGCTAAAAGTAACTTCGGCAGAACTGTTCGTTTAGAGTTCGACGATAAAATAAAAACCGATGGCCATTACCTGGTAAAAAATGGCATGCAAACCATTGCCTCTTTAGCGTTCAACTTTAACCGTTTAGAGTCGGATTTACGCTATTTTAACGCCACCGAACTTGAAAACCGTTTACAAGACGCGCAATTAACCAATGCCACACTTATTCGGGAGGTTCAGCGAAATTTTACCGAAATATTTGACGATTTGCAAAATGGAAAACAGTTGTGGAAATGGTGTATTTTGCTGGCCCTGCTGTTTATTGTTGCCGAAGTACTACTTTCGCGGTTTTGGAAATAA
- a CDS encoding MerR family transcriptional regulator, whose product MKTEGYSIKDLETLSGIKAHTIRIWEKRYDLLKPERTDTNIRYYTDNDLKRMLNISLLVRNGYKISKVAVWEEDTIKETVLDVAQSKNTDASYVDRLLLYMVNFDNVNFYSLVQEILEKYGLEDAMQKIFFGLFERIGTYWQVGSIFPAQEHYVTHLIRQKLIAAIDSLEVTMHKGKNMLFYLPDNELHELSLLFYSYLAGKAGYNVIYLGQFVPFNDLEKMQLHVKIDFVFTAFISPLPKEELEQYLAKLKNVYQQQKVFITGWQVRELEPKLPRNFKVVKDAGEFKKYLG is encoded by the coding sequence ATGAAAACAGAGGGATATTCAATAAAAGACCTGGAAACGTTATCAGGAATTAAAGCTCATACCATACGGATATGGGAAAAAAGATACGATTTATTAAAACCCGAACGAACGGATACCAACATAAGGTATTACACTGACAATGATTTAAAACGAATGTTAAACATATCGCTTTTGGTTCGCAACGGTTATAAAATATCGAAAGTTGCCGTTTGGGAAGAGGATACTATTAAGGAAACAGTGCTGGATGTTGCTCAATCGAAAAATACCGATGCATCGTACGTTGACCGCCTGTTGCTTTACATGGTAAATTTTGACAATGTTAACTTTTATTCTTTAGTTCAGGAAATTCTGGAAAAATATGGATTGGAAGATGCCATGCAAAAAATATTTTTCGGATTATTTGAACGCATTGGTACCTACTGGCAGGTTGGATCAATTTTTCCGGCACAGGAGCATTATGTAACACATTTGATCCGGCAGAAATTAATTGCAGCAATTGATTCGCTTGAAGTTACCATGCACAAAGGCAAGAATATGTTGTTTTATTTGCCCGATAATGAATTGCATGAGTTAAGCCTGTTGTTTTACTCGTATTTGGCCGGAAAAGCCGGTTATAACGTTATTTATTTAGGTCAGTTTGTGCCGTTTAACGATTTGGAAAAAATGCAGTTGCACGTAAAAATTGACTTTGTTTTTACAGCTTTTATAAGCCCTTTGCCAAAAGAGGAGTTGGAACAATACCTGGCCAAACTGAAAAATGTTTATCAACAGCAAAAAGTTTTTATTACCGGATGGCAGGTGCGTGAACTGGAACCCAAATTACCACGGAACTTTAAAGTAGTTAAGGATGCCGGTGAGTTTAAAAAATACCTGGGCTAA
- a CDS encoding SDR family oxidoreductase, producing MANKVVVITGASSGIGKALAEKYAAEGHNLVLAARRIDRLEALKNKLGGVEVLPVKTDVSDEEDCKQLINAAIDRFGRIDILINNAGISMRAVLEDVEIEVLRKVMDVNYWGTVYCTKYALAHILKQKGSVVGVISTGGYIGLPGRTGYSSSKFAVRGFLDTLRVENLRSGLHVLVVAPGFTASEIRETALVADGSHQGKTPRNENKMMSAERCASIMYRAIKNRRRKMIVSFWDGKVIVLVAKLWAWLVDQILYVVFKNEPDSPLK from the coding sequence ATGGCAAACAAAGTAGTTGTAATAACCGGTGCTTCATCAGGAATTGGCAAAGCGCTGGCCGAAAAATACGCCGCAGAAGGACATAACCTGGTGTTGGCAGCCCGAAGAATAGACAGACTGGAAGCCTTAAAAAATAAGCTCGGTGGGGTTGAGGTGTTGCCTGTAAAAACTGATGTTTCGGATGAAGAAGATTGCAAACAACTTATAAATGCTGCCATTGATCGCTTCGGGCGAATTGATATTTTGATAAATAATGCCGGCATATCAATGCGTGCAGTGCTTGAAGATGTTGAAATCGAGGTGTTGCGAAAAGTAATGGACGTAAATTATTGGGGCACCGTTTATTGCACCAAATATGCTTTAGCACATATTTTAAAACAAAAAGGATCAGTTGTTGGGGTAATCTCAACGGGCGGATATATTGGCTTACCGGGCCGTACGGGTTATTCCTCGTCGAAATTTGCGGTGCGGGGTTTTCTTGATACATTAAGGGTAGAGAATTTACGCTCCGGACTGCATGTGCTGGTAGTTGCTCCGGGTTTTACAGCCTCAGAAATTCGGGAAACAGCACTTGTTGCCGATGGTAGTCACCAGGGAAAAACACCACGCAACGAGAATAAAATGATGTCGGCCGAGCGATGTGCATCAATAATGTACCGGGCCATTAAAAACCGTCGAAGAAAAATGATCGTTTCTTTTTGGGATGGTAAAGTAATTGTTTTAGTGGCTAAATTATGGGCATGGCTGGTTGACCAAATCCTTTACGTGGTTTTTAAAAACGAACCCGATTCGCCGTTGAAATAA